One Paraglaciecola mesophila genomic region harbors:
- the prsT gene encoding XrtA/PEP-CTERM system TPR-repeat protein PrsT translates to MRIKFLSYLVAVSAFTLVGCDSKSAEEYIAAAKVQYQKNDTQAAIIDLKNAIALAPKNKEARANLGKYYLGAGSFVESEKELRRALELGEAKDSVYPDLVKAIYYQNDFDRLILLAKDFTSSDPQVQSSVALFSFLAALKQTDNESDLSNDFSLMLGDDKTLAQVYYEFSQGNLEEADQLLTRFENPQQNHIEKLIVTGLLKAQLKQYAPAISALEQVVNLSPEYYVIQFQLADILINAQEYEKARTLTDQLLKINARSAYANLLMAKIELHDENYKKAFDAAEIAVQNGIDSTQSNLLAGVSAYKIERTESAYKYLSKASKRLPHDHMANRLLVDVKIRLGETENLAEMLEGISGQDAQKSSLLESAAMLKFREGDLEGSKSLFSQAKEGAPDNAVTLLREGLVKLSSGDQSGIESLESAVELDSTLNEAWSLLAQAHMQAKEPQKALAVAKRWQAVNEVDGLVLESYIYQQLNDDTQARGLLDKALSLEPDNFAAMRFLMLLNAREKRFSEARELAEKLITTSDNLDGKYQLVLTLINIAIAQNDMSSVESLFKSLLNEHKDEETSYTLQLKVGLTTLYNYQGEYQKSLALLEPLDDSKDFFVLSALGETYSGMNDFNNAKATFQRLIDAFPRDTRSWVQYINLLNKFNLQRDAVDSAARAELAIPNDPRLTVLSIRALIRSKAIEKAQQKMQAMKAKGNSSPMFTLFEGEIALFNKEYESASKLLTQYYNNYPSWDSAVPLANALAMQDKAELGGKYLVQQTAKSHSKLRNIHYIAEYYAKNGEQDAAGEYYQALLELIPEDFVTLNNYANLAIAQGNTGKAVELAQKALKIQPNSPYAMDTLGWALFHENKYSDALTYIKKAHAELPKNNEITLHLIELLIATGSKDKANGLINRFKPTNDVEKVTLTRLSESI, encoded by the coding sequence ATGCGTATTAAATTTTTATCCTACCTCGTCGCAGTTTCAGCCTTTACGTTAGTCGGTTGCGATTCTAAATCTGCAGAAGAATATATCGCAGCTGCGAAAGTTCAGTATCAAAAAAATGACACGCAAGCCGCTATTATTGATTTGAAAAATGCTATCGCGCTTGCTCCTAAAAACAAAGAGGCCCGTGCCAACCTCGGAAAATATTACTTAGGGGCCGGTTCATTTGTTGAATCAGAGAAAGAGTTACGTAGAGCATTAGAGCTAGGGGAAGCAAAAGATAGTGTTTACCCAGATTTAGTTAAAGCGATTTATTATCAAAATGATTTTGACCGCTTAATTTTATTAGCCAAAGATTTCACCAGTTCCGATCCCCAAGTGCAGAGTAGTGTTGCCTTATTTTCATTTCTTGCAGCCTTGAAGCAAACCGATAATGAATCTGATTTGAGTAACGACTTTTCGCTCATGCTTGGCGACGACAAGACATTGGCGCAAGTTTATTATGAATTTTCACAAGGCAACCTTGAGGAAGCTGATCAATTATTAACCCGCTTTGAGAACCCACAGCAAAATCATATTGAAAAACTCATCGTCACTGGCTTATTAAAAGCACAATTAAAACAGTATGCGCCAGCGATTAGCGCGTTAGAACAAGTGGTCAACTTGTCTCCTGAATATTATGTGATTCAATTTCAACTAGCCGATATATTGATCAATGCCCAAGAATATGAAAAAGCCAGGACGCTGACCGATCAGTTATTAAAAATTAACGCTAGAAGTGCATACGCCAACTTACTGATGGCAAAAATAGAATTACATGATGAGAACTATAAAAAGGCATTTGATGCGGCTGAAATTGCCGTACAAAACGGTATCGACAGCACCCAAAGTAACTTATTAGCCGGTGTCAGTGCATATAAAATAGAGCGCACCGAAAGCGCTTACAAATACTTATCGAAAGCGTCCAAAAGGCTACCCCACGATCACATGGCGAATCGCTTGTTAGTGGACGTAAAAATCAGGTTAGGTGAAACAGAGAATCTTGCTGAAATGCTTGAAGGCATTTCAGGTCAAGACGCCCAAAAATCATCTCTGTTAGAAAGCGCCGCTATGCTGAAATTTAGAGAAGGTGATTTAGAAGGCTCTAAAAGCTTATTTTCCCAAGCTAAAGAAGGTGCTCCCGACAATGCCGTTACATTATTGCGTGAAGGTTTGGTAAAGCTATCTTCAGGTGATCAATCGGGTATTGAAAGTTTAGAGTCGGCAGTGGAGCTTGATAGCACACTGAATGAAGCATGGAGTTTGTTAGCACAAGCCCATATGCAAGCCAAGGAACCGCAAAAAGCGCTCGCTGTGGCGAAACGCTGGCAAGCCGTTAATGAGGTCGACGGATTAGTATTAGAATCATATATCTATCAGCAGTTGAACGATGATACACAAGCAAGAGGCTTGCTCGACAAAGCGCTTTCATTAGAACCGGATAATTTTGCTGCTATGCGCTTTCTCATGCTTTTGAATGCTCGTGAAAAGCGTTTTTCTGAAGCGCGAGAGTTAGCTGAAAAGCTAATTACAACATCGGATAATCTAGATGGTAAATATCAACTTGTGCTAACGCTAATAAATATTGCCATAGCGCAAAATGACATGTCTTCGGTAGAATCTTTATTTAAATCTTTGCTTAACGAGCATAAAGATGAAGAAACTAGCTATACCTTACAATTAAAGGTCGGTCTTACCACATTATATAATTATCAAGGGGAATACCAAAAATCTCTCGCGTTACTAGAACCTCTGGATGATTCAAAAGACTTTTTTGTATTATCTGCATTAGGTGAAACGTATTCAGGAATGAATGACTTCAACAATGCTAAAGCTACCTTTCAACGCTTAATCGATGCTTTTCCTCGCGATACCAGAAGTTGGGTTCAATATATAAATTTGCTTAATAAGTTTAACCTTCAACGTGACGCGGTAGATTCTGCCGCGCGAGCTGAACTCGCGATCCCTAATGATCCCCGCCTAACCGTTCTGAGCATAAGAGCGCTTATCCGCTCAAAAGCCATAGAAAAAGCTCAACAAAAAATGCAAGCAATGAAGGCGAAAGGTAACAGTTCTCCTATGTTTACCCTTTTTGAGGGTGAAATTGCGCTATTTAATAAAGAGTATGAATCAGCCAGCAAACTACTGACACAATACTACAATAATTACCCCTCATGGGATTCTGCCGTGCCATTGGCCAATGCCTTAGCAATGCAAGACAAGGCTGAATTAGGTGGAAAGTATCTAGTCCAGCAAACAGCCAAAAGTCACTCTAAATTGCGTAACATTCATTATATTGCAGAGTATTACGCAAAAAATGGTGAACAAGATGCGGCGGGCGAATATTATCAAGCGCTATTGGAACTCATTCCTGAAGACTTTGTTACCTTGAATAATTACGCCAATTTGGCGATCGCCCAAGGCAATACAGGGAAAGCAGTCGAACTTGCACAAAAGGCATTGAAGATTCAGCCTAATTCTCCTTATGCCATGGATACACTCGGGTGGGCATTATTTCATGAGAATAAATATTCAGACGCGCTAACTTATATTAAAAAAGCTCACGCTGAATTGCCCAAAAACAATGAAATCACCCTTCATCTTATTGAATTACTAATAGCGACTGGCAGTAAGGACAAGGCCAATGGTCTCAT
- a CDS encoding FAD-binding oxidoreductase, with product MVVKELIQTALTKNEACVFDEVHASMVYGKTTFSSNVSIDCAVQILDETAIPKLLKLANEHQFYLYPISTGNNWGYGSIQSTHIDGPRVVVDLGQLNAIIPQNKKAGLVTVQPGVTQQDLYDFLQQNDWPFMVPVTGAGPNCSILANALERGYGITPRTDHFAAVNALKAYLPHPDLCHSKFESAVSTLDRSGSDYIDKTFKWGLGPYIDGLFTQSNFGIVTEVTIRLAPKPAQFSAFYLQVFDSENFSEAVTLIEDTLLESEGIIGSINLMDRRRLVSMVAQNPNGQSQHVVMTDEQIETIAKEQRLPQWMIAGTIYGSKKVVAATQAQFKKRAKHIGQLNFSNSWLINIAKFIADIPLPSLAAIDKIRAQLRTLDEGIEIMLGKPNQVALPLAYWRNPRVAANKEQCLLPDKDRCGLLWYAPLIKMSPQVLSDFVAFVRETTPKYGIEPLVTFTNLKHDCIDSTVPLVFDLENPEAVSAAHQCLEELFTEGCKKGYVPYRINTQQQAKLSADGIFWQTTKLLKQAIDPNGILAPDRYNPQ from the coding sequence ATGGTCGTAAAGGAACTTATCCAAACAGCTTTAACTAAAAATGAAGCTTGTGTATTTGACGAAGTTCACGCCTCAATGGTGTATGGAAAAACCACATTTTCCAGCAATGTGAGCATTGATTGTGCTGTGCAAATTCTCGATGAAACTGCCATTCCCAAGTTACTGAAGTTAGCAAATGAACACCAATTTTATCTTTACCCGATCAGTACTGGGAATAATTGGGGTTATGGTTCAATCCAAAGTACGCATATTGACGGCCCTAGGGTAGTTGTTGACTTAGGCCAGCTTAACGCGATTATTCCACAGAATAAAAAAGCAGGTTTGGTCACCGTTCAACCTGGTGTCACGCAACAAGATTTGTACGACTTTTTACAACAAAATGACTGGCCTTTCATGGTGCCAGTCACAGGTGCAGGTCCAAACTGTAGTATCCTAGCTAACGCCCTTGAAAGAGGATATGGCATCACTCCACGCACTGATCACTTTGCGGCGGTAAATGCGTTAAAGGCATATCTTCCTCATCCCGACTTATGCCATTCGAAATTTGAATCTGCGGTATCAACACTTGATCGCTCCGGGAGTGACTACATCGACAAAACGTTTAAATGGGGCTTAGGCCCTTATATTGATGGCCTTTTTACCCAAAGTAATTTTGGGATAGTCACAGAAGTGACCATTCGCCTAGCACCTAAACCTGCCCAATTCAGCGCATTCTATTTGCAAGTATTCGACAGCGAAAATTTTAGCGAGGCCGTTACACTTATCGAGGACACCTTGTTAGAGTCCGAGGGTATTATCGGCTCCATCAACCTAATGGATCGCCGCAGGCTCGTATCTATGGTGGCTCAAAACCCGAATGGTCAGTCCCAACATGTCGTGATGACTGATGAACAAATTGAAACGATAGCCAAAGAGCAGCGCTTACCCCAATGGATGATTGCAGGCACCATATATGGCTCTAAAAAGGTCGTAGCTGCCACCCAAGCGCAATTCAAGAAGCGAGCGAAACATATAGGCCAGCTTAACTTCTCAAACAGTTGGTTAATTAATATTGCAAAATTTATTGCTGACATACCGCTTCCTTCACTTGCGGCAATTGATAAAATAAGAGCTCAACTACGTACCTTGGACGAAGGTATTGAGATCATGCTCGGGAAACCGAACCAAGTTGCTCTTCCCCTTGCGTACTGGCGAAACCCGCGCGTTGCAGCGAACAAAGAACAATGTTTATTGCCGGATAAAGACAGGTGCGGATTACTCTGGTATGCACCATTGATAAAAATGTCACCACAAGTATTGTCAGATTTTGTCGCTTTTGTTAGAGAAACCACTCCCAAATATGGAATCGAGCCCCTAGTTACATTCACAAACCTGAAGCATGACTGCATCGACTCAACCGTTCCTTTGGTTTTCGATTTGGAGAATCCAGAGGCAGTAAGCGCAGCACATCAATGCCTCGAAGAGCTATTCACTGAAGGCTGTAAAAAAGGGTATGTCCCCTATCGGATAAATACTCAGCAACAAGCAAAATTGTCGGCCGATGGCATTTTTTGGCAAACCACAAAACTCTTAAAGCAAGCCATTGACCCAAATGGTATTTTGGCACCGGATAGATATAATCCTCAATAG